The DNA sequence ACATCTTTATCCAAAAAAGGAATCATCTACATCACTCATTTTTTTGTCCCCAAAAATAGAGTCCATAGAGAGCGACTGTATAAACAAGGTCCCCAGAACATGGgtaaaacaagcacacacacacagataaataatGGATTCTCCCAGCAGTTCAGTTTGAGTAATGGCTGTGTATGCTGCTCCGTCACTACAGCGGTTCTTAACATGTCGGCCGGGTTTGGTGTTTACATCACACTGctctttgtgttcatgttgtgtcagtgtgtatttgtttagAATAATTTCTTGAACACATGAACATGACTGCTCATGTTGCGCTTGTGTGTCATCTTTCATAAGGTGTGATGTTCAAAATAAAGCTTATCGTCTCATTCAGTTTATGTTACAGGGTAAGGTACAGGGTAAAGTTAGAACAGCTACATGACACATTCAATGTCTTTTAACAGACACTGGGATTTTTTTAATAGATAAACAACTTACTTCTTTACTCTTCCTGTTTCACTCTCAGGGctctcatcagcatcatcagttCTAGATGATGCAGGCGGTTGTtttaagtaaaaacaaaaaatctaaaaatattaCACATTTTCCCTTTGTCCACATGTGGTTCTTCGGCCATCAATAGACCAACAAGGTTTGTAACTTTTACATGCACTTTTTCACCAGACCACAGGAGGGCCTGTGGTCATTTTTACGTGATGATTTATAATTGTTGATACCAGAAATTACACCTCAGAACATTTTCCACTCACAGTTCCTAAAAGTGTGACTTATTTTTAGCTGCTAGCACACCTGACCTTCAATTGTTTGACATgaatgcagcaggagcagctcaaAGACCAGCAAACACCCATGTACATATCTATTAGAAACACCAGCAGCACATCTCATCTGGCTTCACCCCAGCCTGACTTCctcagagagggaggggggggcagcATTAAGGCTTTGAACTCGGTGGGGTAACCCACTGGTGACAGGCTTGGCGGCCACAGACATAATTGAATAAAGATTCCAGTTGTTCAGAAAACCCCCAGATTTAGCCTCTGGGCCTTTGAGGTGGGCCCCAGAAATCCCAGGAATGAGAGGCGGTCCCTGAGCTGGAGAAGCTGAGGACAGTTTAATCCTGCACCAATGGAAGAATACTGATGAGAAGTGCTCGGACAGCAGGGcaagtgaggtgtgtgtgtgtgtgtgtgtgtgagagagacagagagagagagagaacactgACAAGCCTTGAACCAATAAGACCTCCATGGTCCTATAACATGTTTATGAGGGATGTCATACAGTTATGGCTGGGCTGTATCTGAAAGGCAGGTCCGAGAAATCATCTACAGCTTCCAGTGACGACATGCTGTACAATTCAGAGGCTTCAACAAGATGATACACATCCGAGTGCTGCAgcactgaacacaaacacaggagtgGCCCTGGGTGGAGTCTCACTGTGAATTATGGCTTTAAACGCATGGTTACATCATCACCTGGTAATGTTAGGTACTTTAACCTTTATGTTCTCCAGATATGCATCAGCCACTCGTCGTCATGGCTGTGGGATCACATCACCTCCGGAGGGAGTTTCTACTGTGGCACAAAGGCTTGTATGGTGCGCAAATCAGATAAGACTGATGACTAATCTTtagcaagtgttttttttactgttactAATGTTCACTTcctgatttattgttttaataaaagaacataaTTGGGCATAAAAAAATCCCTCCCTGTCAGACTTCTGCCAGTGATGGGTGGTTATGCTCAGTAGTGAGGTACATAAAGATGATGGCTgcatgctgccatctagtggttgtCAGCTCACATTACAGCTTCTGGCAGAATCTGCTCTAATGTAAACTTTAAGGGCCTGTGGaagaagcagtggtggaggaagtacttaagtaaaagtacaaatacccagtaAAAtgtatactcaagtaaaagtagaagtgctgcatcaaaaattctacttaagtaaaagtcttaagtacttacttttaaacttaaagtattaaaagtaaacatatGCACTGACTATAGcctatatgattgatttccattgcaaaagatctgaacaggttaaaataacaaagaaataatcttcaaattaaaatggaccatgtgtagttaatgtacatgttcggtccagaagcagctatggacaggtctgtgtgtcatgaggcaggctgtgggcatcaagtgaacagagaggctgctgataacaaacaggcattcagcatgtttactgtgtcagtgttcctgctgtagattcatgttatgattcatgttcatcagacattaatggatggacctgtgttagcagacagcagctaactagttagctaactgagccagagcaccagcatcatgactgaggctcattatagaaacacagctggcagcgtgacaccacctccatgcagagtctgacctcacatcagtccagcactgtgttcatcacatggaacaagtaacaacaacaaacactgtagaaatgtagtggagtagaaagtataaagtatgcactattatttttacttaagtaaagtataaatacatttaaaaaattacttaagtacagtaacgaagtacaaatacttacaTTCCACCAATGagaagaatcagaatcagagaatcagaatcagaatcatgtttattgccatgtaagtgaagggggttcacattactaggaatttgccatagtgattggtgcatacaaagaacatataacaattaacatgcaataagataaaaactaagataaaattaagtaaataaactaaagtaaggctaaatttacatgacagacatggcgtaacagacatacaatgaacagaacataaaatactgtgcagatgaaatggtaaacatagacccttatatgatcgaatggaacagtgtaataatgtaataatgtaacaggtaccacatggatcggtgaggtggtactcgtgtgcaagtagtgcaagatggagtaaacagtgcaaatagtcatcattgtgcagtgactatactaaagtgaccttctgaagacagtgcagagcagtgcattaagaAGATGCTAAATTAAAAGATGCATTTAAGTGCAGAAggaattattatatttttttagtattttccTTAAAGTTATTCAACAATACAGGACCTTATTACAAAATATGTGACATAAAACATTTTGCCAGTGAATGAGGACTGAATgcattattaaaaaacaaaaaaaatcaatttgtgGAGTCACCACCAGGTGTCAGACTTGTTCCTACACTTTTACAGTCGCCACTTGTGTCACTGGGTTAAAGTCTGTTGAAATGGATTAACAAAGCACCGATGTTCACATGCCTCAACCAGTCTGACCCTCCTCCACACTGTCTTAGTGTGTTtaagtgctttaacatgaacAGAGCTGCCCTTTGAGCTGGTGGGCCGTAAGGCCTCATAACAGCAGGCTGAGTCAACGTCTGTCAACACACAAGTTTACTgttattaaacagaaaaaaactgccTAAGTGATAAATCCTTTATTTGTGTACGTTAGTGAGGGAAATTCATAGTCTTACATCTGGAGTTTTCTAAAGTTGAAGTAAAATTTCATCATCATCCATAATTATTCATTTATCCCTATTAATATTAATCAATAGTGTCTTGGGTTAATAGTTTGCTTAAGACAGGCTCAGTTCTGTTTTTTTGATAACCAAATGTTCAAAAAAGTTAACTATATAACTTTATTACGGCTTTATTTGCGTATGAGTGAATATCTGACCAAAAACTATTGTTTATAagataatatttaaatatttaacagtcaaaaacatcaataaattaaaataaattctcTTTAGCTCAGTATAGTTGTACTGTTTTGGACTCACTGCAGGTATTGTAGCAGCAGAAAGAGGAAGCTACAGGTTTGTGTACGGGCGCTCTGTTTGCTTGTATCACCTCGCAGAGCCACACGCTGACACGTGATTGGTCAGCGTGGCTCTCCTTCCTCCAATCACAAAGCCACTCTAGCTCCGCCTGCCACATCACTGGCATGGCGGAACACGAAACAGGAATTCCGTCTATGCACTCCTTCCAGGGGTAACActacactgatgatgatgatgatgacagtgaagataatggtgatgatgatgaagaggagcgtCCTCTGTCAGTGCAGACCTGTTGCCCAGCGACGAGACGCGATCCCTTAAAAGTCCACGGCAGCAGAAgcgtctcctcctccagctgctctgcGCCACCGGCTGGTGTCACAGTTGACAGGCGGTGGATGAAGACCGAGTCCTCGTCCTGATGCTCTGAGTTGGCCCCGGTGCCTTTTCTCCACTTCTCCAAGCCCTCAGTAGGGTGAAGTAGAACAGCTGCCTGTTCTGTGTGAGGTTTAAGATGATGGATGTGCTGGAGGCGCTGCGCCTGGACGAACTGTCCCACGGACTGGCGAACTTATCCATGTTTCCGTACTTTGACATGGCGCACTATATCGTGTCCACCATGGCTCTGAGGGAGCAGCCGGGTAAGAGACTTATAGCTTTGAGCAACAGTTTAGATCAGTTTTGctgacctgaatgcagcacagaggagctgtAGGTGGTCACTTCAATGTCATGCACTGTCACAGGGAAAGCAGCTTATTGTATTTTACAATTATTTCTTGAAAATGCTGCGTGCAGATCAAAGAAAGTAGTGATCAGTTTAACTGATGCAGTCAAACCTAATCATCAGCTAATCTCTTTGTTGTGATTGGTATTGTCTCAGAttataaagggttaaaaataagCTAACCCAGTTGATAAATTACAACTAATTCACAGAAAGTCAGACACACCCCTGGCTGAAGTACagggcctcacacacacaacgcCTGCATGCAAACTATAGTTTGTGTCACGTAAGTGAAGCTTTGTTCAGCTGCAGAAAAGGATCCTAATTCATAAATTGATCACGTGTTTGGTATGGATGTGTGCCTTTGCAACAATATGGATGCAGATCCAACATCAGTATCAGATTGCATCCCTAATAATGACTACATTTCTGGCTCAAGTGTGGGATAAAGGTGCAGATCCAGCACacaagcaagcaagcaagctGGCAGACTGgtgtcacaacaaacacacagagtgacaACATGGAGTGAGCCGCAGAGTCAGCTGTATGGAGGCATTTCACACTTGCGACGCCAACTAGTTCAATGGTTACCTGCGATATCTGCAGAGCAAATGGTTTCGGATCGATTTTTAGCTGCTATCGCTAAGAAGCTAACCAGAAGTGATtatcatcaccatggagacacaAAGTTTACATGTTGGGGGCCCCAAAtgtgcaacacaaacaaacagtctCAGCCGATTGTACCAGCTCAAAAAAAGGCCCAGAGCCAAGTTATGTCACAGAGATAGTGACAGGTggactttcacacacacacactctcacaccgCCCATTGTAGTCTCACTGCTGTGCATCTACAGGCTATTTTGGAACTTGCCTTGCAAAGTATTTGAGCTGCATTGACCCTTCAACCCTTTGTCCTCTCCTCCCATCGATCTGTCCCCAGCTAAAGATACACAAACAGTAAAAAGCAGGAGAAACAGTATGCGAaactggctcacacacacacacagtgggagaTTTGTTTTATCTGATGGAAAAATGTGTGGTCACTGATTTAAAGCTCGAGGACGAGTGAAGTTTAACAACAAGCTGCACAAGAAAAGACTGAATGGAAGTCACAAAACACTCAGGGGACCGGCTGCACTTCTTCTTTTCCCCAAAAAGGAAAGGAATGTCGTTAACCAATCTGTTCTCTTTCCTGTGTGAAATCCTCCCTTTGTGGTCTGCAgtgctttcaaaataagagtccACTGCTCAAGACGCAAACAGGTCGTCTACATCCACTCTCTACACATGGATTGTGTGGAGGTATTTTAAGCACAGCTGTAAACACGGCTGTGTGTGGACTGTATAGGAAGCAGGAGGACATAGAAGGACATAAAAGAGGAGCAGTGTTTATATGTCCGTCAGCGGGTCCTCTCAAAATCCTCCAAAAATAACCAGAGATAATTCTTTTGATTATTTGGTGCCGCCCTAATGGAAAAGAAGAAGGGTGACATAATAAGAGAGGCTGACTCCGAACAGAAGGATGGAGGGAACCTACGAATACATTGAGCTTTataagagaagaggaagagggaggctTCTTTCCTTTGTGTCTATGTAAAtaccgtaaaacttcaaataatggCAGAGTCCCGAACTGACGCCAGTCCCGTTTACAGGCCCGGTccgattatggatttggacatataaaggccgGCCTCAATTATAAGCCGGGTCTGATTTTATCATAAGGTAAGAagcaaatatataactataaaaaacataacataagaaaaaacaacaatttatgCCGACGTgtgacgttgtcatggagacacaaGGCTAAAGAAATGATGGAAGGGATGCGGAGAACTTTTCAGCTAGTTCTGGATGGCTTTTTcgccagaataattaaaggcctgcCCCAAATATAAGCAGGGAGAATTTTGGaatttaggcaaataaaggccctggctattatttgaagttttacggtaATCAAATCACTCATTCAGAATGACTTCACAAGGTTTCCTAAAATGGAAGTGTCCCTGGTTTGTTTTAGGTCCTGGGAGAACTGAGCCTACTTCctgctgtaaaacaagagagagacagaatatACAGCCAGCTCAGTATGACACGTTACAGCTGTGTTGGTTTTTTACTGTAATTTGACTTGGAAATGTGCCTTCCCTCCAGTGCAAAGCTAGGAGACGTGGTGCTCTGGGTTAAGGTGTGGAGAGCAGGCAGAAGATGTAAATGatgcctgtttttttgtggacgtttgttgtgttgatgtgcttGTTTCAGCTGGTGTCTGGCCGGCCGGCCTCAGACACTGACTGCAGCGGGGCGGTTTGCTCTGGAACTAAATGTTATGacagtgtttactgtctgaGCGCTGTTACTGCGGTGAGATAAAAAAGCACCAAAACTGAGTGAGACTGTAAACAAGCTATCACAGGAGAAGAGGATGCTacagacagccacagagtcaAGCTGAAGACATGTTCTTAACCACTCATCCCTCTCTGAAACTGCTGCAGATGCTTCTTAACCACAACATCAGATTATCAGACTGCATGAACATGCAAGCGAGTGTCTATAGTTTTTGACTTATATTGTACAACAAAGTCCAAGAGTCCAAGACactctgcagaggaggaggcagaccAAGCTACAAATCCTCCTGGTCTACCGATCTCTCTCCAGGAGGCTATAATCTGTCTGTAATCCTCAGATTACCAGTTTGTGTGGCCGCGGTGAGTCAGAGCAGGTGGTTGTAGGGTTGACTTACAGCTACCTGTGTGAGATTAAATATGCATGTCCTGCTGGACTTAAGTGCACCTGGAAATAAGAAGCCCAAGGAAAGGTGCACAGAACACAGTAAGCTGCTGATTATTATCAGTAACCTGTAAAGGCCGCACCTCTGCTCTGCACTTAAACCCAGGTGCAAAGTCCTGTAGCTGTGAATAACAGACATTCCACTTTTTGTTCCTCCTAAAACTGGTTAATGctgaaagacaggaagagaaaccgACTGGTTTCTGCAACGAGTCAGGTCTAGTCGAGGTACAAGTTTTCATTGTGGTGATACTAAAACACATGAGAGTGTTTAGACCGTGTAGGAATGCCTACTATAAGGCCACCCCCCACGGTGTCCATGCTGATACATATCTTTCTGTGCTTGTGCAGGAGCTCTCGAGGTTTCCAGAGTCAGCCCCTTAGCCTGCTGGTTCAGCTCCATGCTCTTCTGTTTTGGCGGAGCAGTGCTGTCTGGGATCATGCTGGCCGAGCCAACGGTGGCACCTTTGTCTAACAGCACCAGTGTCCTGCTTGCTTCAGTCATCTGGTAAATATCCCATACCCAGACTGTGGCAGCTccgaaaaaacacacaaataagtcaTTATCCTTTTTTTGGGAGCATCAAATGTGAAAGATTACACAGAGAGGTTATTGTGAAGTTCCTCTCTCTGAAAACCAAGCCTTTGGCTCCCTCTTCTGGTCACATGTAATATTACAGCCTTCTTACAAATAAAAGTGTACACCTCCCTCTGCTGGTAGGATCGGGTATTAGCACATCCTGAGGAGTACACGTAGCTGAGTGTGTAACACAAGCCTTATGTGTCTCTACAGGTACCTGGTGTTTTACTGTCCCATGGACCTGCTGTACTCCTGTGCAGCACTGCTGCCCCTCAGGCTGGTGCTGTCAGGAATGAAGGAAGTGACCAGGACATGGAAGGTGCTGGGAGGCGTCACCCAGGCACAAAGCAAGTACAAAGACAGCCTGCTGGTCATGATCGCCATCGGCTGGGCTAGAGGTGAGAGTGAGATCACGAGTGCCCAcaagaaggtttttttttcgaCACATTGATGTGTATAACctgcatgtctctctctctctctctgcaggtgctgGAGGTGGCCTGATAAGTAATTTTGAGCAGCTTGTTCGAGGAGTTTGGAAGCCTGAGTCCAACGAGCTCCTCAAAATGTCTTAGTAAGTCTTTTATCGgactctgtgatgtcacatccaTCATTTAGTGTTATCTGAATGCTCattgttgtgttatttgtgtgtgttgtaagtGTAATGTGAAATTTAAGGATttctttttgacattttgggaaTTTAAGATGAGGTAAGACATGCTGGTTTCATCACTCTCATAGTGGTAACTCAGATTAGAGCCACAGTGTGTGCATGGAAGTTTGTTCTTGGGCCTTCTGCTTCCCTGGCTGCTGCCTGAAAGTTTTCTCTAGTGCATGAATATCAGTTAATGTGGCTGCATGCTGTGCAGACTCACACTCAAACAGTCCCACGTAGTATGACTGCATTTGCagcttttataaaaaaaagtgaCGGGGTGCCCATTAAGGTGACACATGAAAGCGATGTGCTCACATgctgtcagattaataaaaagCAGAGCATGTCTGAAGGGGTTTTTATTGTTAGATGGAGCAGGCAAGCTGTTTCCAGCCTTTATGCTAATTTAGCTAATTAGCTTCTTCTGGTTTTTGAAGTTTTAATCTCAAAGTGAAGATGAGAGTTTCCCAAAATGTCAAAgttttcctgtaaaaaaaacaaaaacaaaagtggagGACCTTAAATGTGCCTCCAGTTTGGTTTATTAATGTTGCCATCCTCATCatccatctgtgtttttttattttgtcacaaATTATGAGATCATAACTGATCTTCTTTCATTGCATGTCTGTTAAGTCCCACAAAGATCACCCTGATAGGGGCGGTGCTGTTTGCTCTGCAGCAGACCCACTACCTGCCTCTCCAGAAGCACCACCTGATGCTGGTTTACACCGTCTTTACCGTTGTCAACAAGGTCAGTCTGGTGTAGTTCAAACCTGACACTATGACCAAGAATGCTGTTCCTCAAAGGTTGCAGTGCTTCACATACAAACAGAGGAAGGTTGGTTGGTAAAATACCAAGAgaatacaaaaatgtaaacaccGTTTTTATATATCAAGTTTTGGATCATAActcatgtgtgtgaatgttttcccaccaaatcTGTGACATCTTGTCTTCTAAATGACCTTTCTCCCTTTTGCTTTTTTGAAGTTTTTCGCCGTGGTGACTCACATTAGCTCAGTATTACCCGTAGGGTTGGGGCTTTTGCATCATTTTCATCAGCTTGCATCATCCagccttctcttctcttctctgggAAACTTGTGCTCTTGACTGAGGCACAGATAAATCTACCACGTCTTCTTTCAACTCTCGTTCCGTTTGCTCCCTCTGACTCTGATCTGTCAAATTAACGGCGAACCATTTCGTCAGATTTCAGAGTTGTGTCCAAAActgctgtttattattattattatggtttTGTGTTCGTCTTGATGTTATCCTCTTATCCCTAAAGAAAATGATAAACTAACGTGTCACCTATTTATATCACACGCCAGGACATAGTCAGTCAGCTTTCcattaaaaatgacaaataggCTGCTGTAGGCATGCAGAGCAAACATCTTTTCCAGCGCCATCCTCTGTATGTCATTTGATTAGGTCTATTTTTACACAGGAGGATGTGTTCAAGCTGCAGTAATAATGATTTTTCTCAGCTTTCCTGAGCTCTTTCATCGTCAGTTactcaattatttatttttttattttagatactttaataatcccagatggaaattgtttgttgtttttaaggctgctgccaagcagtgtcatacaatgaccagcaaggcgcaccacaccagtgagtgcactggaggcaatgcgggtaaagtgccttgcccaaggacacacaacaatgactagggaggagttgggatcgaaccaccaaccttccggttattggacaaccctgctctaccactgagccactgccaAATTaatctctattttttttcttaattataATATTTTGTGACATTTTCTTGGTTTATTTGTTTCTTATTATGGTAGTTCTAGTTCTTCATGCACTTCAGTACTTGTGTTTCATAATAGATGTAAAATGATGTTGTAGTTAGTTTAAAGTGATTCATTACATCATGCCTCCCTCATATTCACTCACATTTTCCCAaatgtctgttgtgtgtttcagtcgAGGATGATGCTGACGGGATCCTCTACCTCGCCCTTCGCCCCCATCGAGTCAGCCCTTTACAAGACGCTCTTCACCGGCCACTCGCCTTACGCCGCCCTCACTGAGGAGGTAAAGCAAGCATGTATCGATAACGGCACAACCACCAACAAGCCGACTGCTCCCGCCGCAACCAAAGAGTCCAGCGGGAACGGATCGACATCAGGGCAGCAGCACGTCACGGACTCTGCTGTCAGGGGACGAAACAGCTCGCCCAAAGCCAAAGAGGCGTCAGAGAACGCAGTCACAACAGGCTGCAAGAAAACCGACTAGTCAGCCTTTCAGCCCGTAGCGCCTTTTCACCTCTCAGCAGGGTTGTGGAGTCATTTATGATTCAGTTgactttctgttcttttttttttttttttactttaattttttGTCCTACTGGCTAaacagcttttttctttttcaaactgTTTATTTTGCATTTCAGGCTTATTGCTGGAAAAGAAATTCAATAAGAGCTGACTCAAAGCAAGCCTGCTCCTTATTCTGGGATAATCAGCCCATCCTTAAAGTACTGTAATATTTTCTTGCTGTGAATATTATTATCCTCGGGCTGACTGCACACTCACAGTCCAAAGTGTAGCttaatttttaatatatatatataaatatatatatatacagatattTATATTGAGAGCAAACAGGACCTTTTTATTTCTGGGTTTTGGGACCAACGCTGTGCGCCTGCCGATCTGATGAATGTCTTCTTCTGtataaattctgcttcatgtaaATGCTGAACTTCGTACTCAGATTTCTAAAGAGAAGTTATATTCCTTAAAATTCAgatattttattctatttatacTAAATAATTGCACTCTTGAATGTAGAACGCATCAAAATGGAACACGCCTGTGTGCTGTTAATCTGCTCACTGCTTTGAATGACAGTAagcatgaataaatacatgtaaagtGTAAAGTGTGTGATTTCTAGCATCTTTGCTTCCTTAGTTTGTGATGTATTGTCGGTGAATATAGGCCACACAGCTTAGTGTGTGATAAAATATGGAGCACCTCCTAGTGCTCAATGTCAGGAATGACGCCTCACtctaaaatacaaaacagaGCTTTTAAAAGGATCGTGTCTGTGAGAGAAACCTCATTAATACCGCATCAAACAACACACTGCTCTCTTGTTCACAGCATCGTGTGTCAGACAATAATTGCTAACTACTTCGGCTGCTCGCAGGTTGAAGCCGCTCGGCAGCGTCCAGACATAACCCTACTCCATAGGCTGGAGCGTTGCATCAGAGTAACATCAGCACCTGATTGATACCTCAAGCTGCCTGAGAGAGATCCCCCATATCCCCCCCAATTCTCATCTATGTAGCCTCAAACAGCAAAGAACCCCCCTGCGAATACAAATTAAAAAGCAGAGGGTGGGTGTCGGCGAGGAAAGAGAAGACGTTCAAAGATGATCAAAAGAGTTACTGGCTGAGATGATGTACCTGCCTTTAAAACGCCTCCAGTCCACAGACGTCAGATGTGTGCATGTCAATTACAGGCTAatgtttgctgctttgtgttgaaCTGTGTGACCTGGGAAACTTCAAGCGGTCACTGTTTTCCAATGACAAGAAGGCAGGTGACATGACAACAGCTCAGAGCCTGAATGTTCCCATGACAATTCCCTTAATGAGGTCTGGACCTGGATGACCTCGGACCACAATTAGTCAATGAAGTGAACAGCCCCCCCGCCGCCGAGCCTTGGCTCCCTTTCCCTCAGCCCTTCACCTGCCCGGCCTCCCTTTACTTCATGTCAGAGGCAGAAAACTAATCCTTAAATGGTTGCTCATGAACTGGATTTCTGACTGTAcgcacaatgcacacacacttttacataTATATGACACTAAACCTGAACTTGAAAGGTCACAGACCACTGTGGCTATTCATTATCTTCTATACACAGTGCTGCTGGAAGGTTTGTGACCCTGAagattttttatatttctgcataaatatgaccaaaaacatccagaaagtagaaaaaaatagaacccaaacagaaagaaacacagaaacagaaatatttgaTCAGGAAAATGATCCAACATTACATATCTGTGTGGCTACAGTATGACCTTGTGCAGCAACCACAGCAACTAAAGGTGTCTGTGAGGTATAACAGCTACAAGATGAGATGTTTAAAGGTTTCCTCACATGATCTCCATTTGAATATGGACTTACACTAACTATTTCAGAACATTAATGAATTGTAAAATGACACGTGGTTGCTGTTGTCTCTGATTGATGGTGGATTCATCAACATTAACATCAGCCAATGGGAGCGAGGCCTTTAGCTGCACAGAGCTTACCCCTGGATTCCTTTGTAACCTTGCAGCCTATTACATGACTTGTGTTTGGAGTAATCTTTGTTGATCTTCACATGCGGAAGTAAAACAGGAACTCACTGACATCTCCCATTGATtgaaaacacctctgaacaGATGGATTCTAATCTGCCCTTCAAATTATCTGTTAATCCTtgaggttcacatacttttgccaCTTACATATAACATTGgaccatttttttccttttgggACTtaattatgcagaaatatagaacaTTTCAAAAggttcacaaactttcaagcagcaAGTGAATAAATACATATCTACAGTATAATCCATAACACAGCATACACAATACCTCCCAGTGGTGAAGCTATAAACATGTGATGTCTGAGGATGTGGTTCCTGCTGGTGAAAGGTGCAGGACAGGTGATTACCACTTGGTGGCGTGAGGAGGCGTCAGCTCTGATGGCTTGATGCCTGGGAACTGACAGGCCGGCCAGCAGCTGCAGGCAAGAAAGGATGGGGACAGGAGGGGATCCTCTTTGCAGAGCCAATGGTGGCTGCCTgcatgtgtgagggtgtgtggtCTGGTTTAGCTGCGCTTGTGAGGATTGACTGCAGGCAGTTTACCAGTCTTGTG is a window from the Parambassis ranga chromosome 12, fParRan2.1, whole genome shotgun sequence genome containing:
- the tmem38b gene encoding trimeric intracellular cation channel type B isoform X1, which translates into the protein MMDVLEALRLDELSHGLANLSMFPYFDMAHYIVSTMALREQPGALEVSRVSPLACWFSSMLFCFGGAVLSGIMLAEPTVAPLSNSTSVLLASVIWYLVFYCPMDLLYSCAALLPLRLVLSGMKEVTRTWKVLGGVTQAQSKYKDSLLVMIAIGWARGAGGGLISNFEQLVRGVWKPESNELLKMSYPTKITLIGAVLFALQQTHYLPLQKHHLMLVYTVFTVVNKSRMMLTGSSTSPFAPIESALYKTLFTGHSPYAALTEEVKQACIDNGTTTNKPTAPAATKESSGNGSTSGQQHVTDSAVRGRNSSPKAKEASENAVTTGCKKTD
- the tmem38b gene encoding trimeric intracellular cation channel type B isoform X2; translated protein: MLFCFGGAVLSGIMLAEPTVAPLSNSTSVLLASVIWYLVFYCPMDLLYSCAALLPLRLVLSGMKEVTRTWKVLGGVTQAQSKYKDSLLVMIAIGWARGAGGGLISNFEQLVRGVWKPESNELLKMSYPTKITLIGAVLFALQQTHYLPLQKHHLMLVYTVFTVVNKSRMMLTGSSTSPFAPIESALYKTLFTGHSPYAALTEEVKQACIDNGTTTNKPTAPAATKESSGNGSTSGQQHVTDSAVRGRNSSPKAKEASENAVTTGCKKTD